The sequence below is a genomic window from Sneathiella marina.
GTGGCGTGAGAACAACTGATAAAATTGGCACACCTGTCTCTAGTTGGACCTGCATCATGCCATCCAAAACAGTTTTTGCGACAAAGTCATGTCGATATATTCCGCCATCAACAATTAGACCTGTTGCCATTACCAGATCATATTGCCCTGTTTCCGATAGCTTTTTCGCCATCAACGGTATCTCCAAACTTCCCGGCACATCGAAAATATCAAAAACTCCTTTCTGATATCCTTGATCACCAAGCGCTGCAATAAAGGATTGCGTTGCTTGCTGAACAATATCTGCATGCCAATTGGCTTGAATAATCGCTACTTTTTTATGACTTAACGGGGAATTTGGGTTCTGATTGTCATTTTCAGTATTTTTGTTTTTCATTTTTTTGGGCCTTGCTTTTAAGTTGACAAAAACCCAAGGCAGATAGGAACGGGATATCGCACGCCAATGCAGCTCACCACAGCTCATTCCATGTTCTCTTTCATCCGGACTATGACCGTC
It includes:
- a CDS encoding 6,7-dimethyl-8-ribityllumazine synthase → MKNKNTENDNQNPNSPLSHKKVAIIQANWHADIVQQATQSFIAALGDQGYQKGVFDIFDVPGSLEIPLMAKKLSETGQYDLVMATGLIVDGGIYRHDFVAKTVLDGMMQVQLETGVPILSVVLTPHHFQETEAHMDFFRQHFVLKGREAANACHLTLENIQNLDQRKLAS